The Roseococcus microcysteis genome contains a region encoding:
- the dnaN gene encoding DNA polymerase III subunit beta produces the protein MKFSVERAILLKALAHTQSVVERRNTIPILANILLDASAEGVLRLTATDMEIAIVEEVPGVQVARPGRTTAPAATLYEIVRKLPDGATIELDHKGGDAPLALRAGKFNTTLQVLPVEDFPSMTEGSLPHQFKIEAARLRGMIDRTRFAISTEETRYYLNGIYFHVAEHDGRKVMRAAATDGHRLARVEEDLPDGAAGMPGVIIPRKTINELRKLAEETRDEIEMRLSDTKVSFRIGPVSLTSKLIDGTFPDYERVIPRGNDKVMEVARQAFADAVGRVAAISSERSRPVKLSIGRNHLLLTASSAEQGSAQEELDEDVVTYAAAPIEIGFQARYLADITDQVGDMLRFKFSDGSAPTVVQDAGDEGALYVLMPMRV, from the coding sequence ATGAAGTTCAGCGTCGAGCGCGCCATCCTGCTCAAGGCCCTGGCCCATACGCAATCCGTGGTGGAGCGGCGCAACACCATCCCCATCCTGGCCAATATCCTGCTCGACGCCTCGGCCGAGGGCGTGCTGCGCCTGACCGCCACCGACATGGAAATCGCCATCGTCGAGGAAGTGCCCGGCGTGCAGGTGGCCCGCCCCGGCCGCACCACGGCGCCGGCCGCGACGCTGTATGAGATCGTCCGCAAGCTGCCCGACGGCGCCACCATCGAGCTGGACCACAAGGGCGGCGACGCGCCCCTGGCGCTGCGCGCCGGCAAGTTCAACACCACGCTCCAGGTGCTGCCGGTGGAGGACTTCCCCTCGATGACCGAGGGCAGCCTGCCGCACCAGTTCAAGATCGAGGCCGCCCGCCTGCGCGGCATGATCGACCGCACGCGCTTCGCCATCTCCACCGAGGAGACGCGCTACTACCTCAACGGCATCTATTTCCACGTCGCGGAACATGACGGCCGGAAGGTGATGCGCGCCGCCGCCACGGACGGCCACCGCCTGGCCCGCGTGGAGGAGGACCTGCCGGACGGGGCGGCCGGGATGCCCGGCGTCATCATCCCGCGCAAGACCATCAACGAGCTGCGCAAGCTGGCCGAGGAGACGCGCGACGAGATTGAGATGCGGCTGTCCGACACCAAGGTCAGCTTCCGCATCGGGCCCGTCTCCCTCACCTCCAAGCTGATTGACGGCACCTTCCCGGATTATGAGCGCGTGATCCCGCGCGGGAACGACAAGGTGATGGAGGTGGCGCGCCAGGCCTTCGCCGATGCGGTGGGGCGCGTGGCGGCCATTTCCTCGGAGCGGTCGCGGCCGGTGAAGCTCTCCATCGGGCGGAACCATCTGCTGCTGACGGCCTCCTCGGCCGAGCAGGGCTCCGCGCAGGAGGAGCTGGACGAGGATGTGGTGACCTACGCCGCCGCCCCCATCGAGATCGGCTTCCAGGCGCGCTACCTGGCGGACATCACCGACCAGGTGGGCGACATGCTGCGGTTCAAGTTCTCGGACGGCAGCGCGCCGACCGTGGTGCAGGATGCGGGCGATGAGGGTGCGCTCTACGTCCTGATGCCGATGCGGGTTTGA
- a CDS encoding type III secretion system chaperone family protein gives MSGMLAEVTERATNPLDVLEQIVNAHDWTFERRSDHEMAAEAPGKWCNYTLFFSWAPEISAMHFSCAFDVKVPTGHRAPLFELLAMANERLWIGHFGLEVEEGVPVFRHAVLLRGAPGASAESLEDMVDIALTECERFFPAFQFVLWGGKKPGEALDAAMLDCVGEA, from the coding sequence GATGTTCTGGAACAGATCGTCAACGCCCATGACTGGACCTTCGAGCGCCGTTCCGACCACGAGATGGCCGCCGAGGCGCCGGGGAAATGGTGCAACTACACCCTGTTCTTTTCCTGGGCGCCGGAGATCAGCGCCATGCACTTTTCCTGCGCCTTCGACGTGAAGGTGCCCACCGGCCATCGCGCACCACTGTTCGAATTGCTGGCCATGGCGAATGAGCGCCTCTGGATCGGCCATTTCGGGCTGGAGGTGGAGGAGGGCGTACCCGTCTTCCGCCACGCCGTGCTGCTGCGCGGCGCGCCGGGCGCCAGCGCGGAAAGCCTGGAGGACATGGTGGACATCGCGCTGACCGAATGCGAGCGGTTCTTTCCGGCCTTCCAGTTCGTGCTCTGGGGCGGGAAGAAGCCCGGCGAGGCGCTGGATGCGGCCATGCTGGACTGCGTCGGAGAGGCTTAG
- the recF gene encoding DNA replication/repair protein RecF (All proteins in this family for which functions are known are DNA-binding proteins that assist the filamentation of RecA onto DNA for the initiation of recombination or recombinational repair.), with protein sequence MLRLSRLRLTRFRNHAALDLRFGGRAVVLTGPNGAGKTNVLEAISLLGAGRGLRGARGAEMAMEGAPPWAVSGHFEDGAGGFEIGTGSEEGNPDRRAWRLDGEKLRGQAELAERVATVWITPQMDRLFQDSAGGRRRFLDRLVLALEPHHAREVAAYETAMAHRNRLLADARRADPAWLNAVEDAMARHGIAAAASRRALLARLNAALEGGVAGAFPAAQLALQCPANALLDTMPALAAEEALRQALRAARPRDAAAGASLSGPHRADLLFTHAAKGMPAAQCSTGEQKALLVSTVLAHAALIARARGFAPLLLLDEVPAHLDAARRAALFEALAALPGQAFLTGTDAALFAPLAGGEYFTLEESEIRPAPLG encoded by the coding sequence GTGCTGCGTCTCTCGCGCCTTCGCCTCACCCGCTTTCGCAACCACGCGGCGCTCGATCTGCGCTTTGGCGGGCGGGCCGTCGTGCTCACGGGGCCCAATGGCGCGGGCAAGACCAATGTGCTGGAGGCCATCTCGCTGCTCGGCGCCGGGCGCGGCCTGCGCGGGGCGCGGGGGGCGGAGATGGCCATGGAGGGCGCGCCGCCCTGGGCCGTCTCGGGCCATTTCGAGGATGGCGCGGGCGGCTTCGAGATCGGCACCGGCAGCGAGGAGGGCAACCCCGACCGCCGCGCCTGGCGCCTGGATGGCGAGAAGCTGCGCGGCCAGGCGGAACTGGCCGAGCGCGTGGCCACCGTCTGGATCACCCCGCAGATGGACCGGCTGTTCCAGGACAGCGCGGGCGGGCGGCGGCGCTTCCTGGACCGGCTGGTGCTGGCCCTCGAACCCCACCACGCGCGCGAAGTGGCGGCCTATGAGACCGCCATGGCCCACCGCAACCGCCTGCTGGCCGATGCCCGCCGCGCCGACCCCGCCTGGCTCAACGCGGTGGAGGACGCGATGGCGCGGCACGGGATCGCGGCCGCCGCCTCCCGCCGCGCGCTGCTGGCGCGGCTGAATGCGGCGCTGGAGGGCGGCGTGGCCGGGGCCTTCCCCGCGGCGCAACTGGCCCTGCAATGCCCGGCGAATGCGCTGCTCGACACCATGCCCGCGCTGGCGGCGGAGGAGGCGTTGCGCCAGGCCCTGCGCGCCGCCCGCCCGCGCGATGCGGCGGCGGGCGCCAGCCTGTCGGGGCCCCACCGCGCCGATCTGCTGTTCACCCACGCGGCCAAGGGCATGCCCGCCGCCCAATGCTCGACCGGGGAGCAGAAGGCGCTGCTGGTCTCGACCGTGCTGGCCCATGCGGCGCTGATCGCCCGCGCGCGGGGCTTCGCGCCGCTGCTGCTGCTGGATGAGGTGCCGGCGCATCTGGACGCCGCCCGCCGCGCGGCGCTGTTCGAGGCCCTGGCCGCCCTGCCGGGCCAGGCCTTCCTGACGGGCACCGATGCGGCGCTGTTCGCGCCCCTGGCGGGGGGCGAATATTTCACCCTGGAAGAGAGCGAAATCCGCCCCGCCCCCTTGGGCTGA